Proteins encoded within one genomic window of Panicum virgatum strain AP13 chromosome 1N, P.virgatum_v5, whole genome shotgun sequence:
- the LOC120655470 gene encoding uncharacterized protein LOC120655470: protein MPLTRCPKCPRLDPLVRCTTKRTENGNFGREFVKCESKAQAGKALKQCHFFMWLDEYIAALGICRDDMMTGAAPEQAVDSRAYVATDTLAAELKNMNANLAELKIMNANLAELKKMNADLAELKNMNADLAELKNMKKLFKVFYISLISIGVLFLMMNH from the exons ATGCCACTCACCCGCTGTCCAAAATGCCCACGGTTGGATCCCCTTGTGAGGTGCACAACGAAAAGGACAGAGAATGGCAACTTTGGCCGTGAGTTCGTGAAGTGCGAAAGCAAGGCGCAGGCAGGAAAG GCTCTTAAACAATGCCACTTTTTTATGTGGTTGGATGAGTATATTGCGGCACTAGGCATATGCAGGGATGACATGATGACCGGAGCAGCCCCGGAACAAGCCGTCGACAGTAGGGCATATGTGGCTACCGACACACTTGCTGCCGAACTAAAGAACATGAATGCCAACCTTGCCGAACTAAAGATCATGAATGCCAACCTTGCCGAACTGAAGAAAATGAATGCCGACCTTGCCGAACTGAAGAACATGAATGCCGACCTTGCCGAACTGAAGAACATGAAGAAATTGTTTAAAGTCTTTTATATTTCTTTGATATCTATCGGTGTGCTTTTTCTTATGATGAATCATTGA
- the LOC120653403 gene encoding translation initiation factor IF-2-like, with product MSPGAGLRESCWRPRAQGAQPTDHSSTGGRRESSGGGAETGEEARRSGGRRGCGSGGGPDQTRPAGTRARQGGGFRTARGREPRRLAGRGGPLAGSLGWPARQGRSTGMRARPGAAAPRGGALGEPRTARARVRDPRSPGKHARHRGEGGGDSVPGGGREEAARAGSSALPPRSGSRWLEDEWGKFLVGPTGQ from the coding sequence ATGTCACCTGGCGCCGGGCTGCGGGAGTCCTGCtggcggccgcgcgcgcagggAGCTCAACCCACGGACCACAGCTCGACCGGGGGGCGGCGGGAAAGCTCGGGTGGGGGAGCGGAGACTGGTGAGGAGGCTAGAcggagcggtggccggcggggatgcggcagcggcggcggcccggaccAGACGCGGCCGGCAGGCACCCGCGCGAGGCAGGGAGGGGGCTTTCGGACCGCGCGCGGCAGGGAGCCACGACGCCTCGCAGGACGTGGAGGGCCGCTGGCGGGGAGCCTCGGGTGGCCGGCGCGGCAGGGGAGGTCGACGGGCATGCGCGCGCGGCCGGGAGCCGCGGCACCACGCGGCGGGGCCCTCGGGGAGCCGCGCACAGCACGCGCGCGCGTCAGGGACCCGCGCTCGCCGGGCAAGCACGCGCGCCACAGGGGCGAGGGCGGTGGGGATTCAgtgcccggcggcggcagggaggaggccgcgcgcgCAGGGAGCTCGGCCCTCCCTCCCAGATCTGGATCGAGATGGCTGGAGGATGAATGGGGAAAGTTTCTCgtggggcccactggtcagtga